CCGGTATTGGCGGGTGGCACATAGCCCAGTGGCGCCGATGGCGGTGTCTGGCCGAGCGCGCTGGGCGGCGCGCCCAGATTATAGGTATCGCTGAGCCAGGCGCCGATGACGTCCTGGGTGGGCACCGGTGGCTGCGGGGTCTGTGAGGGTGCACCCAGCGTATTGGCGGCCTGCAGGGCCGGCTGCAGGCCGAGATCGGCCGGCATGGGCTGGGGCAGGGGCGCCGTGGTGGCGACAGCCAGCTGCGGGGCGACCTGGGCCTGCGGCTGGGCGCCATTGGCGGCCACCAGCTGTGCCAGGCGGAAGCCGGGCATGGGCATGGGCATGACAAAGACCGGACCGGCCGATGGCGACTGAGCCACGGCGACCTGGGTGGAGCCCTGGCTGCCCGGCATGGGGATCATGGCGGTGCGCAGATAATCGCCGCTGCGGCCCTTGGGCAGGTAGGAGGCGACCAGCTGACGGACTTTTTCGTCACGCGAGGCCGAGGAATTGAAGCCGAAGGCGACGACCACGATATGGCGGCCATCCTTGCGGGCGGCGGTCAGCAGGTTGGAACCGGCCGCGTTGATATAGCCGGTCTTGATGCCGTCGACGGCGCCCATATAGCCGAGCACGCGGTTGTGGTTGCCATAGGTGGACTTGCCGTAGCTGAAGCTCTTGGTCTGGAAGAACTCATAATAGCTGGGGAAGTGCTGGTAGATGGCGATGCCCAGGATGGCCTGGTCGCGCACCGTGGTCAGCTGGCCGCCATCGGGCAGGCCCGAGGCATTGCGATAGGTGGTGTTGCGCATGCCCAAGGCGCGGGCCGTGGCCGTCATGCGCTGGGCGAAATTGCTCTCGGAGCCCGAGATATGTTCGGCGATGACGCGGGCCATGTCATTGGCCGACAGGGTCACCAGCGACTTGATGGCATCTTCCACCGTGATAGTGGCGCCGGAGCGCAGGCCCAGTTTGGTGGGCACAGCCGCAGCGGCATGAGCCGAGACGGTCATCTTGGTGGAGAGCTTGAGATTGCCCGCACTCAGTTCCTGGAACAGGACATAGAGCGTCATCACCTTGGCGACCGAGGCGGGGTAGCGCCGGCTATCGGCGGCCTCCTCATAGAGCACGCTGCCGGATTTGGCATCGACGACGATGCCGGCATATTTGCGGAGGTTTTCGATGGCCTGGGCCGGTGCCGCCACGTGGGCGCTGACCGCCAAGGCGAGCAGCACTGCAACAAGGGCGCGGGTCAGCGCAATGCGCCATGGGGATTTCGCCTGGGAAGCCACCCGGTACTCCAACTCTTACTCTCGGGCACAAAAATGCCCGTACGCAACGACAACAACGCTTACTCAAGGACGTCCCGGGTGAGCCCCACGCGCCCAGACCGTCCAACAAGTCTTCAGTTCTACGCCCGGCGTGTTACGAATCCGTAAAATGCCATCGATTTGTGTGACTGTGGAGAAAGTCCAGGCGCCCGAGCTGGAGGTCGCGGTCCGGCGGTCGTCCCGGACTGCGCCAGCCGGGGCTCACCGTGGCGGCACACAATGGGATCCGCGCCGGCCTCGCCTGCGTATAAGCCTTTGAAGAGGGGGGCTTTTGTGCCGCTCACAAATTCGGGATGGATGGGGCCTTAACACAGCGCGGATTTTGCCTACATAATGGCTCCCACCAGCTGCTTCGTTTTCCTCACGACAGATGATTTTTGCCATGACCTTGAATAGACGTCCCGCCACGACCGATGAGGTGCCGACCGCCAGCGGTCAGGTGCCTGGCCCCACCATGGCGGGGCCCAAGAGTGAGGATCCGGGCAAGGGTGATACCGATGCCGGGACCATCACCAAGACCCGGCCCAAGACCAAGCGCCCGAGCCTTTATCGGGTGCTGCTGCTCAATGACGATTACACGCCGATGGAATTCGTCATTCTCGTTCTGCAGGACGTCTTCAACAAATCGCGTGAAGACGCCATGCAGATCATGCTGCACGTTCACCAAAAGGGGGTCGGTGAGTGCGGCGTATATCCATACGAGGTGGCCGAGACCAAGGTCACCCGCGTCATGGATACGGCACGCAAGAACCAGCATCCGCTGCAATGCGTGATGGAAAAGCAATAGGAACATCATATGCCCTCATTCTCCCGCGGACTTGAAAAGGCTCTGCATCAGGCAATGAACCTGGCGCGCGAGCGAAACCATGAGTTCGCCACGCTCGAACACCTCTTGCTGGCCCTGACCGACGACCGTGAAACGATCGCCGTTCTGACCGGCTGCGATGTCGATGTCGACGCGCTCAAGAGCGATCTCGAGGACTTCATCAATGAAGAACTCGACAGCCTGATCGTCCCCAATGGCCAGGATGCGCGGCCGACCGCCGCGTTCCAGCGCGTTATCCAGCGCGCCGTCATCCATGTGCAGTCGTCCGGTCGCGAAGAGGTTACCGGTGCCAATGTGCTGGTGGCGATCTTTGCCGAACGCGAAAGCCATGCCGCCTATTTCCTCGAACAGCAGGACATGAGCCGGCTGGACGCGGTCAATTTCATCAGCCACGGCATTACCAAGTCGGGCCCGAGCGAAGAGCGCAAGGTGCATGGCGCCGAAGATGGCGAGAACCATGCCGAAGGCGGCGCCGAGGCCAAGAAGAGCTCGGCTCTGGCCGATTTTGCGGTCAACCTCAACGAGAAGGCCCGTGCCGGCAAGATCGACCCGCTGATCGGGCGCGATGCCGAACTGCGCCGCACCATCCAGGTGCTGTGCCGGCGCTCGAAGAACAACCCGCTCTATGTCGGCGATGCCGGCGTGGGCAAGACCGCCATTGCCGAGGGCCTGGCCCGCAAGATCATCGAGGGCGACGTGCCCGAGGTGCTGCGCGAAGCCGTGATCTATTCGCTCGACATGGGCTCTCTCCTGGCCGGCACGCGCTATCGCGGCGACTTCGAGGAACGTCTCAAGGCGGTGATGAAGGAGCTCGAGAAGATGCCGAATTCGGTGCTCTTCATCGACGAGATCCACACCATGATCGGGGCCGGCGCGACCTCGGGCGGGGCGCTCGACGCGTCCAACCTGCTCAAGCCCGCGCTCGCGAGTGGTGCGATCCGCTGCATCGGCTCGACCACCTACAAGGAATACCGCCAGTTCTTCGAGAAGGACCGGGCCCTGGTCCGGCGCTTCCAGAAGATCGACGTCAATGAGCCCACGATCCCGGACGCCATCGAGATCGTCAAAGGCCTGCGCCCCTATTTCGAAGAGTTCCACAAGATCAAGTATACCGACGAGGCCCTCAAGGCCGCAGTCGAGCTCAGCGCGCGCTATATCAATGACCGCAAGCTGCCCGACAAGGCGATCGACGTGCTCGACGAGACGGGTGCCGGCCAGATGCTGCTGACCCCGGACAAGCGCAAGAAGATCATCGATGTCGAGGACATCGAGGCGACCATTGCCACCATTGCCCGCATTCCCCCCAAATCGGTCTCCAAGTCCGATGCGGAAATGCTGGGCAGCCTTGAGACCAATCTCAAGACCGTGGTGTTCGGCCAGGATGCAGCGATCACGGCTCTGTCCTCGGCGATCAAGCTGGCCCGTGCCGGCCTGCGCGAACCGGAAAAGCCGATCGGGTCGTACCTGTTCACCGGGCCGACCGGCGTGGGCAAGACCGAGGCGGCCAAGCAGCTTGCCGACACCCTGGGCGTGGAGCTTCTGCGCTTCGACATGTCGGAATACATGGAGCGCCACACCGTCAGCCGTCTGATCGGCGCCCCGCCGGGCTATGTCGGCTTCGATCAGGGCGGCCTGCTGACCGATGGCGTCGATCAGAACCCGCATTGCGTGGTGCTGCTGGACGAAATCGAGAAGGCCCATCCCGACCTCTACAACATCCTGTTGCAGGTGATGGACCATGGCAAGCTGACCGATCACACCGGCAAGTCGGTGGATTTCCGCAATGTCATCCTGATCATGACGTCCAATGTGGGCGCCATGGAGCTGGCCAAGAGCCCGATCGGCTTTGGGCGCAAGCGCGAGCAGGGCGACGACGAAGAGGCGATCAACCGCCTGTTCAGCCCGGAATTCCGCAACCGGCTGGATGCGATTATCTCGTTTGCGCCGCTGCCCCGTGAAGTGGTCCGTCGCGTGGTCGAGAAGTTCGTGCTGCAGCTGGAAGGCCAGCTGGCCGAGCGCAATGTCACCATCGTGCTGCAGCCCGCTGCCGCCGACTGGCTGGCCGAACGCGGCTATGATGAACGCATGGGCGCGCGGCCACTTGGCCGGGTGATCCAGGAATACATCAAGAAGCCGCTGGCTGAAGAGGTGCTGTTCGGCGAACTGGTCAATGGCGGCACGGTCACCGTGGCCGTGGTCGGCGAAGGCAAGGATGCCAAGCTCGAGCTGATCGCGGCGCCGCCGCGGGCCGCCAAGCCCAAGGCCCTGCCCAAGCCGAAAAAGCCCAAGGCCACCGTCGACAAGGACTGATGTCCTCAGTCCAATCAGAAAAAGGCCCGGAGCGATCCGGGCCTTTTTGTTTGCGGGACTTCGGGGAGACCCGAGCGCGGTCAGCCGGGCTCGATCAAAAAGTTCGGTTGGGGCTACGAACTCAAGATTTCAACAGCCGAGGCTGTCAGGCTGAAGCTGAAGCCGATGGGCGCGTAGGTCAGCTCGACGCTGTTGGCGACGCCGGTGATGCCGCCGCGCAGCAGCCTTGTGCCAAATCCCAAGGATGACGGCTCACTCACGGGCGGTCCGCCGGCCTCCCTCCAGGTTAGGTTGAAAACCGATCTGCCGTCGACCATGGTCGTGGTCGACTGGATTTCCAACCGTCCCTCCGGCACCGAGAGTGCGCCATATTTGACGGCATTGGTGGCGAGTTCGTGCAAGATAAGCGCCAGCGACAGAGCCGCTTTCGGCGCGAGTTCGATATCGGTGCCGACAATGGAAATCTGACGCTCGTTGGTGCGGCCATAAGGCTCCATTGCCGTCTCGATCAGCTTGAGCACCGAGGCGCGTTCGCCTTTTCCCCGCAGCAGCAGATCGTGGGCGCTGGCCAGCGCGACCAGCCGATCATTGATCAACTGTCGGGCTGCGCGAATGTCAGGCGCGCCGCGCAGGGTCTGATTGACGATCGCCTGCACGACGGCCATCTGGTTCTTGATGCGATGCCCCATTTCCTCGGTGAGCAGCGCCTGCATCTTCTCGACATTGTGTCGCTCGGTGGCGTCGACGACCTCCACAAAAATGGCGTCGACCTGGCCATCGGCGTTGCGCATCGGCTGATAGACGAAGTCCATCACCCGTTCGGTGCTGGTACCGGTCTCGGGATCGAGTACGGTAATGGGGACGCCCGAGCCGACGAACGGCTCGCCGGTCGAATACACCCGATCGAGCAGGTCAGCGAAACCTTGCTCCAACAGGTCTGGCATGACCTCGGCAACGGGTTGACCCACGAAGTCCTTTTTCGCCACCAGGCGCTGATACGCCGAGTTGGCCACGTCGAATATGTAGGTGGGCCCGCGCAACACGGCGATCGCGCTGGGCGCCTGCTCGAACATCTCGGTCAGGCGCTGCGCGTCAGCTTGCCGGGCCTTTGCTTCAGCAACCTTCGCGGTGATCTCCAGTGCGGTGCAGAACATGCCCGCAATATGATCGTCGTGGTCGTGGACAGGCGTGTAACCGAACGAAAAATGCGTCTCGACCTGCTGACCGTGTCGGGTCATCAGGAACTCGATGTCATCCATGTAAGTCGGGATCCCGGCATAGGCGGCATCCATTATCGGACCAACAGCCGCGATAATGTCGGCCCAAACCGCCGAGAAGGGCTTTCCGAGCGCCCATGGGTCCTTGTTGGCGCACATCGGCGCGTAGCCGTCGTTATACAGCATGATGCGCTCGGGGCCCCAGGCGATGAACATCGGCTGCCCGGACATGAGCATCACCTGCACCAGGGTCCTCAGGCTACCCGGCCAGTTGTCTGGCGGACCCAGGGGTGTCGCGGACCAGTCCATTGCCCGTATGCGCTGGCCCATCTCGCCGCCGCCGGCCAGAAATTTCAGCGAAGGCACTGGCAATGATGACATCGGAGTCCTTTGGATGGCGTCAAAGACAGCCGTATAGCCATAGGCTTAGACCGAATGGCATGATGAAGATAGCGGGCGGTGTGCTGCCGGTAAACAGTCTCAGCGCGTGCCGGAGGTCCTTGGGAACAACAGACGGGTGCCGTACGCGGCGCCCAAACCGGCTTCTCGTTCAGCCCGGTGTCCTGCCGGGCAGCCGACGATTGGGGCGACCGCTTGCTCGCAAAGCGCGCGTTTGCGTAAGCGTTTTCTATGCAGGCCAGCCATTCGCCGGCGCGGCTTGCGCTGCGGGGCGGCTTTGCCTAACTCTCGCAGGCCGAAATGAAGTCGCCGGTTGGTATCCCGGTCCTGCCCTGTGCAGGCATTCGTCGCAGGTTCTGCGTCCCACGGCACCAATCCCTGTTGAGGGGACTTGGTGCTGACGTGGAATGGTCTCCGTCAGCCGAACCTTGATGGAGCCTTCATGTCCAAGAAAACCCAGATCACCCTTTCCCTCTTTATCACCTTTTTCATGGCGCTCATCATGAGCGGCGTGATGGGGTTCATCAATGCCGGGCCCGGTTTTGTGGCCCATTGGCCGGTATCGTTCATTACCGCCTGGCCGATCGCCTTCGTGGTCAGCCAGCTGGTCAACCCGCTGGCCTTCAAGCTGGCTTTCCTCGTGGCGCCACCGCGCCGGGCGTAACGCCAAGGTTGCGGGTATTTGCCGCGCCTACGACCACAGGCCCGGAGCGATCCGGGCCTTTCGTGTGTGCGGCGTGAGCATCCTTTGGGTCAGGTGCGCGGACTGTTGGGCCGCGTGTCCCAGTGCTCAGTTTTGCGCTGTGTGGAAGGTGAGCGCGTAGCCATCGGGGTCGCTGGCCACAAAAAACCTGCCGAACGGGCCGTCATTGACCGGGCTCAGTATCGTGCCGCCGCGCTCGATGATCTGATCGTGAAAGGCGTCGGCATCTTTGCAGGCGATCCACAGCACCATGCCGGTGCCGAGCGGGCCGCTTGCGGGCAGGGGCCGCAGCGGTTCGCGCAGCGCCAGCGCAATCGGCGTGGTGGTGAAGACGACGGCGCCGGGCGGATTACGCTCCTGTGCCGCGAAGCCGAAGACGTCCTTGTAGAAAGCGACGGAGGCCGCCTGATCGCGCACCTGCAAGGCGATAAAGGATGGTCCGATTGGCATTGTCATAGTCTTCTCTCCGGTCTATTATCAGGTTCCTTATATAAATATCAGGCTCCTGATATGTCAATGCGCAAAATGACCCCGTCGAGCGGGGAGGCCTGGATCGGCTACAGTTTGAAAATCACCCAGCATCGACTGCGCCAGCGGCTGGAAGCGGAACTGGCGGGGACAGGCGTCTCCGCAGCGCAGAATGCCGTTCTGCTGGCCATAGGCGACAACCCGCAGATCTCGAACGCCTCGCTGGCGCGCGCGGCCTTTGTCACGCCGCAGTCCATGCAGGGCATGCTCGTTACCCTTGAGCGGGATGGGTTCATCCTGCGCACGCCACATCCCGAGCATGGCCGCATCATCATGACGGAGCTGACGGAAAAGGGGAAAGCCGCCGCCGAGGCCGGCGCGATGGCGTCGGAGACGGTGGAGCGGCAGATGCTGGCCGGGCTGACAAAGGACGAGGCAAAACTGCTCGGAGAGCTGCTGCAACGCTGCGCCGAGGCGCTTGAGGGGACAGACAAATGACCTTCTGGATGGGTGTCGCATCGGCTCAACATGCTCGCGCCGGACGCGACGGCGGCTTTGCCCAACTCGGGCATGGCAGGCACATTGCGGTACAATCCCTCAAAAAGGGCGACTGGATTGTCTATTACTGCCCGCGTGAGGGCACAAGCGATGGCGCGGCGGTGCAGGCGTTCCTCACCATCGGCCAGGTCACATCGAGTGCGCCCTATCGCGCCGCGCAGGCGATGGATTTCAATCCGTTTCGCGTCGATGTCGATTATCTTGCGTCCGCTCAGCCCGCGCCGATCAGACCGCTTCTGGGCCAACTCCGCTTGACCCGCGACCACGGCGCCCATTGGGGCATCGCCATGCGCGGGACGAAGCGGCAGCTTGAGGAAGACGACATGCGACTGATCGTTGAGGCGATGGGTGTTCACACGGCATTCGAGAAAGCTCTGGGGTAAGCCGTTTTGGCGGTGGCAGCTTTGGGGATGAGGCTGTGTGAAAACTCGATCTTCCAAAATGTTGTTAGAAAGCTATTCCGCGCGGGTGTCTCTCAGGCCGAATTCCCGAGGACTTCACCCTAAATTCCTACTCGCGAATGGCTAAAGAGGGCTGTAGGTGACAGATCCTCTGCTCAGGGCGGAATCGTTTTCTACTCGCTGATTTTCTCGCCGAGTTTTCCCACAGCCTCGGGATATTGGCAGGCCTTTTTTGACGGCCGGAATTGGGTCGCTTGCCGACGGCTCCTTGTGCGTGGTTTGCGAACCGGCAGCGCTCAACAAGCCGAGGCGGCTGAGGTCGATGCTAGTCTTTCCACGCCTGCTCCGACACCGAGTAGAGGAAAGTCGCAGACCAGGTCAGCACCATGAAGCCTCCAAGCGATTGCATCATATTGATCATCCGGATTGAGCCGGTGGTTTCTATCTGGGTGTAGCCAAGCGTCGCAAAATTGGTGCCGGAGAAGTAGATCAGCCCATCCCAGCTCTCATCAAAGCTCCCGGCAAGATCGCCGAAGGCACCCCAAACAAGCAGGCCCTTATACGCGACGGCGAAAGCCAGAATTTCGAGCGTGTGCAGGGCCAGCAGACCGAGAAACGTCACGAGGATCGCAGCAGCGGGCTCATGTTTCGAACTTGGCTTGAGCGCTCTGACAGCCAATAGGCCGTAGTGATGCCCAATGCCGAGTAAGGCGACGAGCAGAAAACCCACCAATAACGCCATCTGGTCTCCTTTCGCCCGGGCCCCGCAACGCGCACAGAACGTGAGCATCCGGCCGCTGCAATGCCGGCCACAGCTTCAGCCGCGCCTTGATTCTGGAACGTCTGGCGTGAGGCCGCGTTCCGAAATATGGCGCGACGGTGACCGCCGCGCTGTTCCCGCATCGGCAATTGATTGGATAGGTCTGTGGAAAGTCTTGCACGGCGGCTGGGGCTCAGAACCGATCCCGTCATCTTTTTCGTCTCGGCAGGGTGCACTTTGCTGTTCGTGCTGCTGCTGGTTGTCTTCCCAGAGCCCATCGCTGAGGCCTTTGCCGTGGGACGCAGGTGGATCGTCACCAATCTGGGGTGGTTTTTCATCCTTGGCGTCAATGTCTGGCTGGGGTTTTTGATCTGGGCCGCTCTGAGCAAGCATGGCCATATCAAGCTCGGGCGCCGCGACAGCACGCCGGATTACTCAAATCTCTCCTGGTTCGCCATGCTGTTCGCCGGCGGTATCGGAACAGTATTGATGTTCTGGGGCGTTGCCGAGCCGATCAGCCACTTTGCCGATCCGCCCTTGCCCGGCGTCGTGCCCTATTCCGAGCAGGCAGCCCGCGACGCCGTTTCAATCGCGCTTTATCATCTCGCCTTGCACACCTGGACGATCTTTACCCTGCCAGGGCTGGCCTTCGGCTATTTCATCCACCGCTATGATTTGCCCGTCCGGGTGAGTTCGGTGTTCTATCCCTTACTCAAGGAAGGCATCCACGGTCCGATTGGCAAGGCGATCGACATCGTCGCCATCCTGGGCACGCTGTTCGGGGTTGCCGTTTCGCTAGGGCTGGGGTCATCCCAGATAGCCGCGGGTCTGTCCGCGCTGTTCGGCGTCGACGACAGTGTGCTGCTGACCGTCGGCATCCTGGCGGTGCTGACCGGGGTAGCGGTAGTCTCGATTGTCGCCGGCCTCGACAAGGGCGTGAAGTTTCTGTCCAACCTCAATATCGGCCTGGCTGTCGCCTTGATGGTGTTCGTGCTGGTGACCGGATCGACGCTGTTCCTGTTCCGCGGCACTGTCGAAACCATCGGCCTCTACCTGTCCAACCTGCCGCGCCTGGCCTTCTGGAACGACATGCTCGCCAACATCAACCCTACCAATGAGCCTTGGGGCTGGCAGGGGGACTGGACGGTGTTTTACTGGGCCTGGACCGTGACCTGGTCGCCGTTTATCGGCCTGTTTGTCGCCCGCATCTCCAAGGGCAGGACCATCCGCGAATTCGTGGCAGGCGTGCTGCTGGCGCCATCGCTGTTCACGCTGATCTGGTTTGCCATCTTCGGGTGGCAGGCCTTGCAGATCGATGGCATCGGCCTGGCGATCCGGGAGCAGATGGGGCCGCAAGCGGGTGAAATCAGCCGCGCTGTTGCCGAGTCCGTGCCCCTGGCGATGTTTGCCTTCTTCGAGCATTTCCCCTTCGCTCCCTTCATTCAGGGACTGGCTGTGGTGGTGGTAGCGATATTTTTCGCCACCTCATCGGACTCCGCATCGCTGGTGGTCGATATGCTCTGCACCGGGTCGGACGAACCCGGTCCGGTGCGTCAGCGCGTGTTTTGGGGGGTGATGGAGGGGCTGGTCGCCGCAATGTTGATCATTCTGGCCGGCGACCTGGGCCTGGTGGCGCTGCAGCAGGTGATTACCGTCGTCGGGCTGCCGGTCTTCTGCCTTGTCTTCATGATGATCCCGTCACTGATCATGGGCTTCAATGTCGAGAACATTGATAGCGTCACCGTTGGCAAGCGACCGCGCCTGGATGAATTCGGATGATCGACCAGCCGGGGTATTTTTTCCGTCAGGCCATGACCTTGGCCGGGCGGCGGGCGATGAAGGCGATGAGAAAGCCGAGATAGATGGCGCCGGGGACCAGCAGGGCGTTCAGACCCAGGCCGGCATAGCCGAGGCCGCCGAGCAGGCCGCCCAGCAGCAATGAAAACCAGACCAGCA
This sequence is a window from Devosia beringensis. Protein-coding genes within it:
- a CDS encoding SPOR domain-containing protein, producing MASQAKSPWRIALTRALVAVLLALAVSAHVAAPAQAIENLRKYAGIVVDAKSGSVLYEEAADSRRYPASVAKVMTLYVLFQELSAGNLKLSTKMTVSAHAAAAVPTKLGLRSGATITVEDAIKSLVTLSANDMARVIAEHISGSESNFAQRMTATARALGMRNTTYRNASGLPDGGQLTTVRDQAILGIAIYQHFPSYYEFFQTKSFSYGKSTYGNHNRVLGYMGAVDGIKTGYINAAGSNLLTAARKDGRHIVVVAFGFNSSASRDEKVRQLVASYLPKGRSGDYLRTAMIPMPGSQGSTQVAVAQSPSAGPVFVMPMPMPGFRLAQLVAANGAQPQAQVAPQLAVATTAPLPQPMPADLGLQPALQAANTLGAPSQTPQPPVPTQDVIGAWLSDTYNLGAPPSALGQTPPSAPLGYVPPANTGAPAAGQPVDLLTSGSVPVADVSATPGGWVVQIGAGPSEDSARAMLADAAGKAGGLNDFRSYVERFEKNGSVFYRARFVGFGGRDDATAMCNQLKQQDLACLAMQS
- the clpS gene encoding ATP-dependent Clp protease adapter ClpS — protein: MAGPKSEDPGKGDTDAGTITKTRPKTKRPSLYRVLLLNDDYTPMEFVILVLQDVFNKSREDAMQIMLHVHQKGVGECGVYPYEVAETKVTRVMDTARKNQHPLQCVMEKQ
- the clpA gene encoding ATP-dependent Clp protease ATP-binding subunit ClpA, whose product is MPSFSRGLEKALHQAMNLARERNHEFATLEHLLLALTDDRETIAVLTGCDVDVDALKSDLEDFINEELDSLIVPNGQDARPTAAFQRVIQRAVIHVQSSGREEVTGANVLVAIFAERESHAAYFLEQQDMSRLDAVNFISHGITKSGPSEERKVHGAEDGENHAEGGAEAKKSSALADFAVNLNEKARAGKIDPLIGRDAELRRTIQVLCRRSKNNPLYVGDAGVGKTAIAEGLARKIIEGDVPEVLREAVIYSLDMGSLLAGTRYRGDFEERLKAVMKELEKMPNSVLFIDEIHTMIGAGATSGGALDASNLLKPALASGAIRCIGSTTYKEYRQFFEKDRALVRRFQKIDVNEPTIPDAIEIVKGLRPYFEEFHKIKYTDEALKAAVELSARYINDRKLPDKAIDVLDETGAGQMLLTPDKRKKIIDVEDIEATIATIARIPPKSVSKSDAEMLGSLETNLKTVVFGQDAAITALSSAIKLARAGLREPEKPIGSYLFTGPTGVGKTEAAKQLADTLGVELLRFDMSEYMERHTVSRLIGAPPGYVGFDQGGLLTDGVDQNPHCVVLLDEIEKAHPDLYNILLQVMDHGKLTDHTGKSVDFRNVILIMTSNVGAMELAKSPIGFGRKREQGDDEEAINRLFSPEFRNRLDAIISFAPLPREVVRRVVEKFVLQLEGQLAERNVTIVLQPAAADWLAERGYDERMGARPLGRVIQEYIKKPLAEEVLFGELVNGGTVTVAVVGEGKDAKLELIAAPPRAAKPKALPKPKKPKATVDKD
- a CDS encoding sensor histidine kinase — encoded protein: MSSLPVPSLKFLAGGGEMGQRIRAMDWSATPLGPPDNWPGSLRTLVQVMLMSGQPMFIAWGPERIMLYNDGYAPMCANKDPWALGKPFSAVWADIIAAVGPIMDAAYAGIPTYMDDIEFLMTRHGQQVETHFSFGYTPVHDHDDHIAGMFCTALEITAKVAEAKARQADAQRLTEMFEQAPSAIAVLRGPTYIFDVANSAYQRLVAKKDFVGQPVAEVMPDLLEQGFADLLDRVYSTGEPFVGSGVPITVLDPETGTSTERVMDFVYQPMRNADGQVDAIFVEVVDATERHNVEKMQALLTEEMGHRIKNQMAVVQAIVNQTLRGAPDIRAARQLINDRLVALASAHDLLLRGKGERASVLKLIETAMEPYGRTNERQISIVGTDIELAPKAALSLALILHELATNAVKYGALSVPEGRLEIQSTTTMVDGRSVFNLTWREAGGPPVSEPSSLGFGTRLLRGGITGVANSVELTYAPIGFSFSLTASAVEILSS
- a CDS encoding DUF2798 domain-containing protein, translated to MSKKTQITLSLFITFFMALIMSGVMGFINAGPGFVAHWPVSFITAWPIAFVVSQLVNPLAFKLAFLVAPPRRA
- a CDS encoding VOC family protein, translating into MTMPIGPSFIALQVRDQAASVAFYKDVFGFAAQERNPPGAVVFTTTPIALALREPLRPLPASGPLGTGMVLWIACKDADAFHDQIIERGGTILSPVNDGPFGRFFVASDPDGYALTFHTAQN
- a CDS encoding MarR family winged helix-turn-helix transcriptional regulator, coding for MRKMTPSSGEAWIGYSLKITQHRLRQRLEAELAGTGVSAAQNAVLLAIGDNPQISNASLARAAFVTPQSMQGMLVTLERDGFILRTPHPEHGRIIMTELTEKGKAAAEAGAMASETVERQMLAGLTKDEAKLLGELLQRCAEALEGTDK
- a CDS encoding EVE domain-containing protein, which produces MTFWMGVASAQHARAGRDGGFAQLGHGRHIAVQSLKKGDWIVYYCPREGTSDGAAVQAFLTIGQVTSSAPYRAAQAMDFNPFRVDVDYLASAQPAPIRPLLGQLRLTRDHGAHWGIAMRGTKRQLEEDDMRLIVEAMGVHTAFEKALG
- a CDS encoding BCCT family transporter, translating into MESLARRLGLRTDPVIFFVSAGCTLLFVLLLVVFPEPIAEAFAVGRRWIVTNLGWFFILGVNVWLGFLIWAALSKHGHIKLGRRDSTPDYSNLSWFAMLFAGGIGTVLMFWGVAEPISHFADPPLPGVVPYSEQAARDAVSIALYHLALHTWTIFTLPGLAFGYFIHRYDLPVRVSSVFYPLLKEGIHGPIGKAIDIVAILGTLFGVAVSLGLGSSQIAAGLSALFGVDDSVLLTVGILAVLTGVAVVSIVAGLDKGVKFLSNLNIGLAVALMVFVLVTGSTLFLFRGTVETIGLYLSNLPRLAFWNDMLANINPTNEPWGWQGDWTVFYWAWTVTWSPFIGLFVARISKGRTIREFVAGVLLAPSLFTLIWFAIFGWQALQIDGIGLAIREQMGPQAGEISRAVAESVPLAMFAFFEHFPFAPFIQGLAVVVVAIFFATSSDSASLVVDMLCTGSDEPGPVRQRVFWGVMEGLVAAMLIILAGDLGLVALQQVITVVGLPVFCLVFMMIPSLIMGFNVENIDSVTVGKRPRLDEFG